From the Thermovirga lienii DSM 17291 genome, one window contains:
- a CDS encoding flagellar hook-basal body complex subunit FliE (PFAM: Flagellar hook-basal body complex protein FliE~TIGRFAM: flagellar hook-basal body complex protein FliE~InterPro IPR001624~KEGG: tnp:Tnap_1437 flagellar hook-basal body complex subunit FliE~PFAM: flagellar hook-basal body complex protein FliE~SPTR: Flagellar hook-basal body complex protein FliE;~TIGRFAM: flagellar hook-basal body complex subunit FliE), with protein MSSIVDLRALSAAYGINGKPLVSVANKPEEKKAQSFDQVLSKGFQKVSELQGKAEKAMMAMATGDVNDISEVAAAVSEADVALRFAVMIRDKLLDGYAQLIRMSV; from the coding sequence TTGAGTTCCATTGTGGACTTGAGAGCCTTATCGGCAGCGTACGGCATAAATGGAAAGCCTCTTGTCTCAGTGGCAAATAAGCCCGAAGAGAAAAAGGCCCAATCCTTCGATCAAGTATTGAGCAAGGGGTTTCAGAAAGTAAGTGAGCTTCAAGGTAAGGCGGAAAAAGCGATGATGGCCATGGCCACAGGGGATGTAAACGATATCTCCGAGGTGGCTGCCGCTGTCTCTGAGGCGGATGTGGCCCTTAGGTTTGCGGTGATGATAAGGGATAAGCTTCTTGATGGTTACGCCCAATTAATAAGAATGTCCGTGTGA
- a CDS encoding flagellar motor switch protein FliG (PFAM: FliG C-terminal domain~TIGRFAM: flagellar motor switch protein FliG~COGs: COG1536 Flagellar motor switch protein~InterPro IPR000090: IPR006668~KEGG: tai:Taci_1336 flagellar motor switch protein FliG~PFAM: flagellar motor switch protein FliG; MgtE intracellular region~SPTR: Flagellar motor switch protein FliG;~TIGRFAM: flagellar motor switch protein FliG), which produces MELRGRKKAAILLILLGPERAAQIYRHLDEASIEFLTLEIASVRKITSEERRAVLKEVQELVMAKEFLGKGGVSYARELLEQALGKEKAEDLLKRLTSSLQSKPFDFLRTSDPVQLFSFLQGEHPQTIALILAYLPPDKAAAIISGLPGELQADVAFRIAKMDSVSPEVLKEAEKVMERKFSAVVGADFSRAGGIDSIVAIINKAGRKTEKQILEILDEKDPEMAEEIRKKLFTFEDIVKIDDKSLQKVVRDVDTKDLAMALKGVSDDLREKFYRNMSSRAVEMLKEEMEYMGPVRLRDVEEAQQKIVNIIRKLEEAGEIVIAGSGEDIVT; this is translated from the coding sequence ATGGAATTAAGAGGTAGGAAAAAGGCGGCAATATTGCTCATCCTTTTGGGGCCTGAAAGGGCAGCCCAAATATATAGACATCTGGACGAGGCTTCCATAGAGTTTCTGACCCTTGAGATAGCTTCGGTTAGAAAGATAACTTCAGAGGAGCGGCGAGCGGTTTTGAAGGAAGTCCAGGAGCTGGTCATGGCCAAGGAGTTTTTGGGGAAGGGTGGCGTCTCCTACGCTAGGGAACTTCTGGAGCAGGCTTTGGGAAAGGAGAAGGCAGAGGACTTGTTGAAGAGGCTTACCTCTAGTTTGCAGAGCAAGCCCTTCGATTTCTTGAGGACCTCAGATCCAGTGCAGCTTTTCTCCTTCTTGCAGGGAGAACACCCCCAGACTATAGCCCTCATATTGGCCTATTTGCCCCCAGACAAGGCCGCAGCCATAATTTCTGGGCTCCCCGGTGAGCTTCAGGCGGACGTTGCCTTCCGCATAGCAAAGATGGACAGCGTTTCTCCGGAGGTACTAAAAGAGGCAGAGAAGGTCATGGAGCGTAAGTTCAGCGCCGTTGTGGGAGCCGATTTCTCCAGGGCAGGGGGTATAGACTCCATAGTGGCCATAATAAATAAGGCTGGAAGGAAGACGGAAAAGCAGATACTTGAGATATTGGATGAAAAGGACCCTGAAATGGCCGAGGAGATCCGCAAGAAGCTGTTCACCTTCGAGGACATCGTGAAGATAGATGATAAATCACTGCAGAAGGTGGTGCGGGACGTGGATACCAAGGATCTGGCCATGGCTTTGAAGGGCGTGAGCGACGATCTGAGAGAGAAGTTCTACAGGAACATGTCCAGCAGAGCAGTGGAGATGCTCAAAGAGGAAATGGAATACATGGGGCCTGTGCGCTTGCGGGATGTTGAGGAGGCCCAGCAGAAGATTGTCAACATAATCAGAAAGCTTGAAGAGGCTGGAGAGATCGTGATAGCAGGAAGTGGTGAGGACATTGTCACATAG
- a CDS encoding flagellar export protein FliJ (PFAM: Flagellar FliJ protein~TIGRFAM: flagellar export protein FliJ~InterPro IPR012823~KEGG: ehi:EHI_093850 Viral A-type inclusion protein repeat~SPTR: Viral A-type inclusion protein repeat, putative;~TIGRFAM: flagellar export protein FliJ) yields the protein MKKLKKAEKVKNLKEKVKELAYVKFVEVQDHYNYVISQMEELSSQKEHMEKSFVDKCQNGTFYPDEIWGIRVEISRMEQELEEIEKRRKALEAELENLKEELMKKNTDLRMAEVLVEKRKKALKEARLKAEQKEIDERATLMFVRAT from the coding sequence ATGAAAAAACTCAAAAAAGCTGAAAAGGTCAAAAACCTTAAGGAGAAGGTTAAGGAACTAGCCTATGTTAAGTTTGTGGAGGTTCAAGACCACTACAATTACGTGATCTCTCAAATGGAGGAGCTATCATCACAAAAAGAGCATATGGAAAAAAGTTTCGTTGACAAGTGTCAAAATGGTACCTTTTACCCTGACGAGATATGGGGAATAAGGGTGGAAATATCTAGAATGGAGCAGGAGCTTGAAGAGATAGAAAAACGCAGAAAAGCATTGGAAGCAGAACTCGAAAACCTAAAGGAAGAGCTGATGAAAAAGAACACAGATTTGAGGATGGCGGAGGTTTTGGTTGAAAAAAGGAAAAAGGCCTTGAAGGAAGCCCGTTTGAAGGCCGAACAGAAGGAGATAGATGAAAGGGCTACTCTCATGTTCGTGAGAGCTACATAG
- a CDS encoding flagellar M-ring protein FliF (PFAM: Secretory protein of YscJ/FliF family; Flagellar M-ring protein C-terminal~TIGRFAM: flagellar basal-body M-ring protein/flagellar hook-basal body protein (fliF)~COGs: COG1766 Flagellar biosynthesis/type III secretory pathway lipoprotein~InterPro IPR000067: IPR006182: IPR013556~KEGG: tai:Taci_1337 flagellar M-ring protein FliF~PFAM: secretory protein YscJ/FliF family protein; Flagellar M-ring domain protein~SPTR: Flagellar M-ring protein FliF;~TIGRFAM: flagellar M-ring protein FliF): MESIKALFSKFNALWSSWSKRQKVVVAATVAGTLLVLVGLVIFSGRARYAPLFSDLQMEDTAAIVSVLKEKNVPFRIDPSASAVLVPEDRVYELRLEMASLGLPNRGTVGFELFDNSKMGMTDFQQQVAYVRALEGELSRTISEIEVVRFAKVNLVLPKQRLFLKEQEEATASVLIGLRPGREISQDQVRAIMKLVASSVEGLSPENVSVVDTSGRLLSGFAEGGEFFLSTGSSVTSLQRELERRQEHDLERKVQNMLSAIYGPGNAVVRVRVELDFSRVSRSSKQFLPQGNGKGVVRSTQVTEENYSGTAAQSQGVGTSSNIPGYSVRTSGAGSGEYSKTDQVTNYEISTLQQNEERPPGTVKRITASVVINGSEQESPKEELYRSIASALGVDENRGDQLTVTFIPFASPDQFYAQVGDLEGKEGFSLANPVVLIGGIVGLGAVGLGLFMLLKRRRTKEEEAVQEAAKAEEVELLHHPKTELEILEEQISLYSESYPEEVASIIKKWLEES, from the coding sequence ATGGAGTCTATAAAAGCTCTTTTTTCCAAGTTTAATGCCCTTTGGAGCTCATGGAGCAAGAGACAGAAGGTGGTCGTGGCTGCTACGGTCGCGGGCACCCTGCTTGTTTTGGTGGGGTTAGTGATTTTTTCGGGACGGGCAAGGTACGCACCTCTTTTTTCTGATCTTCAGATGGAGGATACGGCTGCTATAGTCAGTGTCCTCAAGGAGAAAAACGTTCCCTTCAGGATTGATCCTTCTGCTTCTGCTGTTTTGGTTCCAGAAGACAGGGTTTATGAGCTTCGCTTGGAGATGGCTTCCTTAGGATTGCCCAATAGGGGCACGGTTGGTTTTGAGCTGTTTGACAACTCAAAGATGGGCATGACCGATTTTCAGCAGCAAGTGGCTTACGTGAGGGCTCTGGAGGGAGAACTGTCTCGTACCATCAGCGAGATAGAGGTGGTTCGTTTCGCCAAGGTCAACCTGGTCTTGCCAAAGCAGAGGCTGTTCCTGAAGGAGCAAGAGGAGGCCACGGCCTCCGTTTTGATTGGTTTGCGTCCCGGTAGGGAGATAAGCCAGGACCAGGTCAGGGCCATAATGAAGTTGGTGGCTTCCAGCGTGGAGGGACTCTCCCCCGAGAATGTGTCGGTGGTGGACACATCGGGCAGGTTGCTTTCGGGCTTTGCAGAGGGAGGAGAGTTCTTTTTGAGCACTGGAAGCAGCGTCACTTCCCTGCAGCGGGAGCTTGAAAGAAGGCAGGAGCATGATCTGGAGCGCAAGGTCCAAAACATGCTTTCCGCCATATACGGGCCAGGTAACGCTGTGGTTCGAGTCAGAGTGGAGCTGGACTTCAGTCGGGTTAGCAGGTCCTCCAAGCAGTTTTTGCCTCAGGGGAACGGTAAAGGCGTGGTAAGAAGTACTCAAGTGACGGAGGAAAACTACAGCGGTACGGCTGCCCAATCCCAAGGAGTGGGAACCTCCTCCAACATTCCTGGCTATTCCGTCAGGACCTCTGGGGCGGGTTCAGGTGAGTACAGTAAGACCGACCAGGTGACCAACTACGAGATCTCTACGCTGCAGCAGAACGAGGAACGTCCTCCAGGAACAGTGAAAAGAATTACTGCTTCGGTCGTAATAAACGGATCAGAGCAGGAAAGTCCCAAGGAGGAGCTTTACCGCTCCATTGCTTCGGCCCTGGGGGTAGATGAGAATCGGGGAGATCAACTGACGGTGACCTTTATTCCCTTTGCCTCCCCTGACCAATTTTACGCTCAGGTGGGCGATCTTGAGGGTAAAGAAGGTTTTTCCCTTGCGAATCCAGTGGTTCTAATCGGCGGAATTGTCGGATTGGGAGCCGTGGGTTTGGGCCTTTTCATGTTGCTCAAAAGGCGTAGGACTAAGGAAGAAGAAGCCGTTCAAGAGGCAGCCAAAGCAGAGGAAGTGGAGCTTCTTCATCATCCTAAAACAGAGCTTGAGATCTTGGAGGAGCAGATATCTTTGTACTCCGAGTCCTATCCTGAGGAGGTTGCTTCCATCATTAAAAAGTGGCTGGAGGAGTCTTGA
- a CDS encoding protein of unknown function DUF342 (PFAM: Protein of unknown function (DUF342)~COGs: COG1315 polymerase most protein contain PALM domain HD hydrolase domain and Zn-ribbon domain~InterPro IPR005646~KEGG: tai:Taci_1305 protein of unknown function DUF342~PFAM: protein of unknown function DUF342~SPTR: Putative uncharacterized protein) — protein sequence MPPGAKPFELREENGELFLKVSDKSISPVVILEAIKDRGVAISLDSIRDLLNNSNEEWQSVGVKGKRVKVRISEDKLKAEVYLEPAIRNLNAEEAKKEIIRSLEEAGVVFGIKEEVVELLASGNDDNLLEQWIVIAEGIPPEESQDARIDVLVKIAEKGLQELENAVVVDFKALGFIPNVKKGTLIARKIPPKEGKDGKDVFGEPIKVKKPKDINMKAGPNTELSQDGLEITATANGFIVKEGNRFRVEPLLVVRGDVDYGTGNIECFGSIHVTGGVKEDFSVVAGETLEINGVVEGAELRSGKDMRLHSAVRGMERGRIDCGGNLYLEYADQCKITSAGELYFKRALMHCDIEVEGSVHLVEGGKGVIAGGKLYSGGDVECRALGSKVGTKTLVHLGLSPRLMNQHNVLMAKKEDLESKIATVKKNIKYLTRLAEEGKLDEKKKLLALNFVKLLESFELKHKEVESLLLKVEELIKKAKHKGRVKVREVCYPGVTIVIRRERYQVREELKEVEFLYEDGKVKVVPIDDDR from the coding sequence ATGCCCCCAGGTGCTAAACCCTTTGAGCTTAGGGAGGAAAATGGAGAGCTGTTTTTGAAGGTTTCGGACAAAAGCATCTCCCCCGTTGTGATCTTGGAAGCCATCAAAGATAGGGGAGTGGCGATATCTCTTGATAGCATTAGGGATCTTTTGAACAACTCGAACGAAGAGTGGCAGTCTGTGGGAGTAAAAGGGAAGAGGGTAAAGGTACGCATATCCGAGGACAAGTTAAAAGCGGAAGTTTATCTGGAACCGGCCATAAGGAATCTAAATGCAGAGGAAGCAAAGAAAGAAATAATCCGTTCTCTTGAAGAGGCGGGAGTTGTTTTCGGCATAAAAGAAGAAGTCGTGGAGCTTCTGGCATCTGGAAACGATGACAATCTTTTAGAACAGTGGATTGTGATAGCTGAGGGCATTCCTCCTGAAGAGAGCCAGGATGCGAGGATAGATGTCCTGGTGAAGATAGCGGAAAAAGGACTTCAAGAGCTTGAGAACGCTGTGGTCGTAGATTTCAAAGCTTTGGGGTTTATCCCCAACGTAAAGAAAGGTACTCTCATAGCCAGAAAGATTCCTCCCAAAGAAGGTAAGGATGGGAAAGACGTTTTTGGAGAGCCCATAAAGGTTAAAAAACCCAAGGATATCAATATGAAGGCGGGGCCCAACACGGAGCTTTCCCAGGACGGATTGGAGATAACTGCAACGGCTAACGGCTTCATAGTCAAAGAGGGAAACAGGTTTAGAGTGGAGCCCCTTTTGGTCGTTAGAGGAGATGTGGACTATGGAACAGGCAATATTGAGTGTTTTGGAAGCATACATGTAACAGGGGGGGTCAAGGAAGATTTTTCGGTTGTGGCCGGAGAGACCTTGGAGATCAATGGCGTGGTCGAAGGGGCCGAATTGAGGTCGGGAAAGGATATGAGGCTTCACTCCGCCGTTAGAGGAATGGAGAGGGGAAGAATTGACTGTGGAGGCAATCTTTACTTGGAATATGCGGACCAGTGTAAGATAACCTCCGCAGGGGAACTTTACTTCAAAAGGGCACTGATGCACTGCGATATAGAGGTGGAGGGGTCGGTCCACCTCGTGGAAGGTGGAAAGGGAGTAATAGCCGGAGGTAAGCTCTACTCTGGTGGAGATGTGGAGTGTCGCGCCTTGGGTAGTAAAGTTGGGACCAAGACGTTAGTGCACTTGGGGTTGTCACCTCGTCTTATGAATCAGCATAATGTTCTTATGGCCAAAAAGGAGGATTTGGAGTCCAAGATTGCGACGGTTAAAAAAAACATAAAGTACCTCACCAGGCTCGCGGAGGAGGGCAAGCTTGATGAGAAGAAAAAGCTTTTGGCGCTTAATTTTGTAAAGCTGCTGGAAAGTTTTGAGCTGAAACACAAAGAAGTGGAGTCTCTTCTTTTAAAGGTGGAAGAGCTCATCAAGAAAGCGAAGCACAAAGGACGTGTCAAGGTGAGGGAAGTGTGCTATCCAGGAGTTACGATCGTTATAAGGCGGGAACGGTATCAGGTTAGAGAGGAACTCAAAGAGGTAGAGTTCTTATACGAGGACGGTAAGGTAAAGGTAGTCCCCATAGATGATGACCGTTAG
- a CDS encoding type III secretion system ATPase, FliI/YscN (PFAM: ATP synthase alpha/beta family, nucleotide-binding domain~TIGRFAM: ATPase FliI/YscN family; flagellar protein export ATPase FliI~COGs: COG1157 Flagellar biosynthesis/type III secretory pathway ATPase~InterProIPR003593: IPR005714: IPR020003: IPR004100: IPR 000194~KEGG: tai:Taci_1334 ATPase, FliI/YscN family~PFAM: H+transporting two-sector ATPase alpha/beta subunit central region; H+transporting two-sector ATPase alpha/beta subunit domain protein~SMART: AAA ATPase~SPTR: ATPase, FliI/YscN family;~TIGRFAM: ATPase, FliI/YscN family), with protein MCPRPFVLFSSLNERLKDVELVSVNGKVTNVTGIIVESIGPDVQLGDVCEIRFRKPNQQPLKCEVVGFREERILLMPLGDLGKIGPGCSVSATGRPMGVPVGGGLLGRVLNGLGEPLDDKGPINCTEYYPLQNDPPHPLKRKPVKDVLSVGIRAIDGLLTMGRGQRIGIFSGSGVGKSTILGMMARYTEADVNVIVLVGERGREVQEFLNRDLKEEGMRRSVVVVATSDQPPLVRLKAALTGTAIAEYFRDRGKSVLLMMDSITRVAMAQRDVGLAVGEPPVTRGYTPSVFTFLPRLLERAGCSASGSITGIYTVLVEGDDFNEPIADAVRGILDGHIVLSRDLAVKNHYPAIDVLHSISRLMKDITSTEQQEAARSLRENLSLYQEAEELINLGAYKKGSNPRLDFAVENKDKFDKFLRQGIDERSTFEETLKLLYALPAWGDDES; from the coding sequence ATGTGCCCTAGGCCCTTTGTGCTTTTCAGCTCTCTGAATGAAAGGCTAAAGGACGTTGAGCTTGTTTCTGTAAACGGTAAGGTTACAAACGTTACGGGCATTATTGTGGAGTCCATAGGTCCAGACGTTCAGCTGGGAGATGTTTGCGAGATTCGCTTCAGAAAACCCAACCAACAGCCTCTTAAATGTGAGGTGGTGGGGTTCAGGGAGGAAAGGATCCTTCTAATGCCTTTGGGGGATCTGGGCAAGATAGGCCCTGGGTGCAGCGTATCAGCCACGGGAAGGCCGATGGGTGTTCCTGTGGGGGGAGGGTTGTTGGGGAGGGTGTTGAATGGATTGGGGGAACCCCTTGACGATAAGGGTCCAATAAACTGCACTGAGTACTATCCATTGCAAAATGATCCCCCCCATCCACTGAAGAGGAAACCCGTAAAAGATGTCCTCTCCGTTGGGATACGGGCCATAGATGGTCTTTTGACCATGGGCAGAGGTCAGAGGATAGGCATCTTTTCTGGTTCGGGGGTTGGTAAGAGCACTATATTGGGAATGATGGCCCGCTACACGGAAGCCGATGTAAACGTGATCGTCTTGGTCGGCGAGAGGGGTAGGGAGGTCCAGGAATTCTTGAACCGGGACCTGAAGGAGGAAGGCATGAGACGTTCGGTTGTGGTAGTTGCCACGTCGGACCAACCTCCTTTGGTCAGACTCAAAGCAGCATTGACAGGTACGGCGATAGCCGAGTACTTCAGAGACAGGGGCAAGAGCGTACTGCTCATGATGGATTCGATCACCAGGGTGGCCATGGCTCAGAGGGATGTGGGATTGGCTGTGGGAGAGCCCCCTGTAACCAGAGGTTATACTCCCTCGGTCTTTACCTTTTTGCCTCGCCTATTGGAGAGGGCAGGGTGCAGCGCTTCGGGTAGCATAACAGGAATATACACGGTCTTGGTGGAAGGAGACGACTTTAATGAGCCCATTGCGGATGCTGTAAGAGGGATACTAGACGGGCACATCGTTCTTTCAAGGGACCTGGCAGTGAAAAATCACTATCCTGCCATTGACGTTCTGCACAGCATAAGCCGACTTATGAAGGATATCACTTCCACCGAGCAGCAGGAGGCGGCTAGATCCCTTAGAGAAAATCTCTCCCTATATCAAGAAGCGGAGGAATTGATCAACTTAGGAGCTTACAAGAAGGGAAGCAATCCCCGATTGGATTTTGCGGTAGAGAACAAGGACAAGTTCGACAAGTTTTTGAGGCAGGGGATAGATGAGCGCTCCACCTTTGAAGAAACTCTCAAGTTATTGTACGCACTGCCTGCATGGGGAGATGATGAAAGTTGA
- a CDS encoding Flagellar assembly protein FliH/Type III secretion system HrpE (PFAM: Flagellar assembly protein FliH~COGs: COG1317 Flagellar biosynthesis/type III secretory pathway protein~InterPro IPR018035~KEGG: tai:Taci_1335 flagellar assembly protein FliH~PFAM: Flagellar assembly protein FliH/Type III secretion system HrpE~SPTR: Flagellar assembly protein FliH), with protein MRTLSHSEPKGKVIKNLPLDERAVTIPASEPFRLEGGRQIDPYLLVAAEKQELQKRVAELLDRERKLKEELESLRAKFMEEQKKTEAELREAKEKLEKEAMEAKEEEKKKGFEEGYKDGLKKAYEEVEKRVKEEYKQRFQNVEKQLVKAVETLQKNLDEEIERCSPIMVEIWKALLQRLLRKEIDLDEQLVLRVFKEIMAKVSDRRRVRLFVNPQDKDLFLKKSEEMAEIKRVIEEFELIGDATIEKGSCMVETNLGVYDARWKTQLEAIEREIQSLMGESLHVP; from the coding sequence GTGAGGACATTGTCACATAGTGAACCCAAGGGAAAAGTCATAAAAAACCTTCCCCTGGACGAAAGAGCGGTTACCATTCCTGCGTCAGAGCCCTTTCGTCTTGAGGGGGGAAGGCAGATAGATCCATATCTTTTAGTTGCTGCAGAAAAGCAGGAGCTTCAAAAAAGAGTAGCGGAGCTTTTGGATAGGGAGAGGAAGCTCAAGGAGGAGCTGGAAAGCCTGAGAGCCAAATTTATGGAGGAGCAGAAAAAGACGGAGGCGGAGCTTAGAGAGGCAAAGGAAAAGTTGGAGAAAGAAGCAATGGAGGCAAAGGAAGAAGAAAAGAAGAAAGGCTTTGAGGAAGGATACAAAGATGGATTGAAGAAGGCCTACGAGGAAGTGGAAAAAAGAGTTAAGGAGGAGTACAAGCAAAGGTTCCAGAACGTGGAAAAACAGCTGGTAAAAGCAGTAGAAACTCTGCAGAAAAACCTTGATGAGGAAATAGAAAGGTGTTCTCCCATCATGGTGGAGATCTGGAAGGCTCTTTTGCAGAGGCTTCTCAGAAAGGAAATAGACCTAGATGAGCAGCTTGTCCTCAGGGTATTCAAGGAGATAATGGCTAAAGTAAGCGACAGGCGCCGAGTTAGACTGTTTGTCAATCCCCAGGATAAGGATCTCTTCCTAAAAAAGAGCGAGGAAATGGCCGAAATCAAAAGAGTGATAGAGGAATTCGAGCTGATTGGGGATGCAACCATAGAAAAGGGAAGTTGTATGGTGGAGACTAACCTTGGCGTTTATGATGCTAGGTGGAAAACCCAGCTTGAAGCTATAGAAAGGGAAATACAAAGCCTGATGGGGGAATCCCTTCATGTGCCCTAG
- a CDS encoding Lytic transglycosylase catalytic (PFAM: Transglycosylase SLT domain~COGs: COG0741 Soluble lytic murein transglycosylase and related regulatory protein (some contain LysM/invasin domains)~InterPro IPR000189: IPR008258~KEGG: pth:PTH_0856 hypothetical protein~PFAM: Lytic transglycosylase catalytic~SPTR: Putative lytic murein transglycosylase): MKGLPHPDLSGVNRVKNRITEIQNLFGRTTNETSRGTFVEVLDKKMSSAEKTQDKDFPFPSNVNSSRSSKSNPSPSYIDGIIEEKCRKYGVDGALVRAVIKMESGGNPRAVSKAGAMGLMQLMPSTAEMLGVKDPFNPEENLDGGIRYLKMLLEKYRGDEKLALAAYHSGPSRVDKWGGIPPYPIVRHYVKTVLALKERAERE, from the coding sequence TTGAAGGGCCTGCCGCATCCTGACCTTTCAGGGGTAAACAGAGTTAAAAACCGTATAACTGAAATCCAAAACCTATTTGGAAGGACCACAAATGAGACTTCCAGAGGCACCTTTGTTGAGGTCTTGGACAAAAAGATGAGCAGTGCTGAAAAGACACAGGATAAGGATTTCCCCTTTCCTTCTAATGTTAATTCATCTAGATCCTCGAAAAGTAACCCTTCTCCTTCATACATAGATGGAATCATAGAGGAAAAATGTCGTAAATACGGAGTGGATGGGGCTTTGGTGAGAGCGGTTATAAAGATGGAGTCAGGAGGCAACCCAAGGGCAGTGTCCAAGGCTGGAGCTATGGGACTGATGCAGCTTATGCCCTCAACGGCCGAGATGCTGGGAGTAAAGGATCCCTTCAACCCCGAAGAGAACCTGGATGGAGGTATAAGGTACTTGAAAATGCTCCTTGAAAAGTACAGGGGAGATGAGAAACTAGCCTTGGCAGCATATCACTCTGGTCCATCAAGGGTTGATAAATGGGGTGGGATTCCGCCCTATCCCATTGTCAGGCATTACGTCAAGACCGTTTTGGCCCTTAAAGAAAGGGCTGAAAGGGAATAA